GTCCCTCCACTAGCAACCGTTAGTTCTAGAGTAGACCCAGTTTAAATCAGGACAATTAGCACCAATGGGATTCTACCCCAGCACTTTTGTTTGAGATTTCAAAAAGCagattctctttctccttctgtaCTTGAACTAGGAACTGTAGTCCTAGGAGGTGTTAGCAGTCTCCAGGGACCACCAGAGGAGAACTGTCTTAGAATGGAGCCAATATTgaggaaacaaagaaacagaaagtaaaacGAACATTTGGGGAATTTTTTGAGTTGCTAAGTCAAGCCTTACCTGAAACTATTAGGCTAAGGACTTTTGAGTTATATACGCTAATAAATTCCATTTATTGTTTATGGTACTTTTAATTGCTTTTCTACCTGCTTGAAATTAGAAGTATTCTAACTAAATTAAGGTCTTACCTCAATGGAGAGTTCTATGAGTTGAGTCAGTACTCAATAAAACACTCTCTGGTCTTTCCAGCTGGGAGGTGGTGGCAAAGCTACTAGTTTTAAAATGTGGCTATGAGGCTTGGCACCCTTGGCACCTGGTACCCTTTCAGCCTGACTACTTCACCCTCAGTGTtttgtcttgttcctgtgcaaaaataaactatttcttGGGATCTTGGAATTATTTCCCTTTTTACCCCAAAAGCCATTTTAATGTGAATATCCTTTAGCCCCAACtaaattctctttattcttttctgcAAGCAAATTAGTTTGTCCCAAATGATATCCAAGAGTGGTCAGCAATCATTGAATTAGGAACAAACTTGAAACCTACCTCTCCCCACTcccatctccccccccccaaaaaaagaaaaatataatttctagcatgcaaattaaattatttgcatCTGTATTGTAGAGGAAGATAATAGGTAGTTTTAGacaacacttttcaaaagaatatcTCATTCACTATTTATCCTTAGCATGTGGTTGACAGTCAGTGTTTAGCACATGGATGTAGGCATGGATACGTAAGAGAGAGTCTTATAATTATGTTTGAACAAGACTGTCTAGGTGATCAATAAtggaaatacacattttaaatatagtcAACAAAAATAGATGCAAACACTTCTAATTCCCCAATGCAGCTCTTAAACACCCACCTTTTAGGAAGAACTGCAACATTAATATTATAGAATTATTGACCTAAATAGGTATTAGTCATTCTTGTTTCGTATTACCCCCATATTTACTATGAGAAAGAACGTTGcaggccaggtgtagtggcacacatttgtaatcccagctccttgggaaactgagggaggaagaacacaagttcaaggccagcctgagcaaattagggggaccctatttcaaaaataaaaaatgaaaaggtctggagatgtagctcagctcAGTAGTGAAGTATCCCTCAGTTTAATCTCcgctatcaaaaaaaaaaaaggacattacAGGCACTTAGATATGATGAATTAGGAGTCTCACTTCTGTAGAAGTCATAATACAGCTAAGCAAATATGACccaatggagaaaaagaaacaaaaattttactgAAGGAAAGGGATGCTTTAATACAACAAAGTTTTctgaaaaaattaagtatttgaaCCAGGGGAGAGATCGGTAGATTGAATTCATGAAGAATTTCAAAATGCCTTTATCAACAGCAAAAACTATTCTTAAAAGAACcattgagggctgggggtgtagttcatgGATACAGTGTTTGCTTAGTATGcccaaggttctgggttcaatactcagcactcactacaaaacaaacaataaccaaGAATCAGTTGACATAGGACTGAGAAGAATGTTGCCTTACTGTAATTGAGTCCAAGCAGGAAATAGATGGCACACACAAATGGGGTCACgttaagagaatttttaagaggaatgattttcaaatatatggGCAAGGTACAGGAAAGCCATGAGATACTGTAGAGTATCCAACCTTAGTAACAGTATAGAGTCACTCCTCTAGGCCTGAAGGGGAAGAAGGCTGTCATAGGAACCCAGAATGAGTAACTGTGTGGGAAGAGCCACCGGAGGCAGCCACCTTAGCTGAACTTAGCCAGTTCAAAGGGGCATGAAGGGAAGGAACCAGGAGAGTGGATCCTTCAACCCTGTTCTTccaccctccttccctcccatggTATTAGCCCCACTGGAAGCTGGAGGGCAAAGGGAACCAGTTAAGCAATCTGGGGACACACCAGCGTGGAAAAGGATCTGTCTCCCTTAATAGACTGATCTCCTTGAATCAGTCTTAATTCTAACAACTGTCCCATCATCTAGTGCAATCCTTGTCACATAAAAAGCTCTTTacaagtatttgttgattgagtgaATGCATATTAACTTGCCTCTCTGTGGACTTTCCAGGAGGTGCCTCCATGAGAgtacttcttcttcttccattGCAAGAGGACCATCCCTCTCTCCTGTAACAGGGTGGCACAGATATTCCTCATCAGCACAGACACCTGGGAGAGCTGGGACAGGCTGATGCTGTCCAAGAACCCAGCAATGTACTGCAAAACCTCCAGGGGCAGGCTGGTTAGAGAGTTCTGGCTTTTTCCTCCTTGATCTATGAGATGGTTGCTCTTCCTGCTCTCGTTCAGTTCTGGAGCAACCTCGGGCTTGATGGCAAAGGTCTTGAGCTTCTGACTGTAGATCACTTTGGCCTTTTGTCCTGGGGGACGGAAATAGTTCTGAACAAACGTACATCCCAGGTAGGAAAGGGGGCATCGGTGTTGGAACCAGCCATTGAGGCATGACTGAATGTCTGTGTGGACGTTCTTGAAGTGCAGGGGGAATTCATCCCTTCTGAAGAATTTGTTGCAGGTGAAAGTAAAAGCAGAGCTACTCTTGTTGTGTCTCCTGGTCACACACTCACTGTGGAGCTCTACATGAAGTCCCCCTGGGTTGGCAGCAGTCAGGAGATCAGCCAGCACTGTCCCCGAGGAAAACGGTCCTGGCTCAAAGTTGTACGTCTGTGTGGCAAAATCCATGAATAGCCCATCAATGCTCCTGGATTCAGAGATGACGTGGCCCTTGAGTTCTCTTTCCAAAGCACACTGGAGGGTGGTCTTGATGAGGTCTGATTTTGGCAGGTCCTCCACGGTGATCCCCAAGTCAGAAGTATCTACCGCCTTGTGTTCACTCGGCCTACAACTCAACATGGCATCCCCAATTCTTGCTCGCTTCCCACAGTAGCTCACAGGAACTTTGAAGGTGTAAACAGTCTTAACTTCTTGAGCCTCAAGGTTGCCATAAACAAAGTCTCTCTCCCTGGGGGTACAAGCAGGCATCTGACCAAAGTGAATGAGCATCCGCCCATTGTGCACTAGATACATATTATAGTCCTTTGCATCTACAGCTGTTTTCAATCTTTCCAGAACACCATCCTGCCAGGGGGCAAGGCCTGTCTTTTCCATTTCTGCGGAAAAGTCCCGCTGCTTCTGGTCTTGCTGTGGTTCTTCGCCGTTGGCAGCAGCCTCTCCCTCTACCACGTTATTGCCGTCGGAAATCTGTTCTGTCCCTGCACCATCCCTGCTCTTGCTCTCACAATTTGCTGATGAACTAGTTAAAGCAGAGGCTGCATGTTCTTTGCTGAACATGTTTTCCCACTTGTTGAACTTGGCCAGGTCCATCCCTTCTTTGGTCTTGGCTAGTGCCTCTCGTTCTTCTTGACTCAACTCATTCATCTCCCCGTTGGGTGCTGACAAACCATTGTGTGGTACCAAACTGGCATCTGGTCCTCCCACTGCTCCTTCCATTTCCTCCCAGTTGGCATCACCATTCCTGGTTGGCTCCTCCTCCATGGCATCTCTGGTTTCTGGGAAAAGCTCTACCATGTTCAAGGATCCGAAGAGAATCTTCTGATCCTGGAGGGCCAGGGCTGTATCCAAACACTCCTCATTGGGGGTCTCTTTCATGATGTTCTCATGAAGGATTGTTTCTGAGTCCACGTTTGGCCAGCGGTTCCATTCCATGGAGCAGCAGACCACGCTGGCCGGGCACATCTGCAGATGCTTGGCCAGCTTGTGGCGGGACATTAAAAGGGGGCAGCCATATTCAGAGTTGAGGCATGGAACCTGCTCTAAAGGACAGAGGAGCTTGTGCTCTGCCTCTTTGCACATGTGGAAGGTAGCACCGCAGAGCAGGTGGCAGCTTATCACCAGGCAGGAGACGTTGGGCTCCACAGGAACATGGCAGTGGCGGTTGATACATCCTTCACAATGCCTGTGTGGCCCAGGTGGGGGCCTGTGTACCCTGCCCTGGACACGCCAAGAgcaagggaagagagggaaaaaaaaatgaatgcggTAAGAGAAGCTCAGTGCATGTCTGAGACAGTGTTGCTTCTTTCCTGTCTACTCATGAGTTTTATAGGAACCTTGTAACCTAGTGATGattgtagagaagaaaaaaatccctcCAAGTCTCACATGCCAGAAATAACAACTATCAACTCTTAAAATGTTTCCAGTGTTCATCCTACCTATATAGTACCTATgtttagaaaagaacaaaaaaagctGAATGTAATGAATGATCTATGACATTGACagtttttttgttattgagttgtaGCTTATGTATGATTTATAGGGCTAATACTGTGAATACAATTTTGAATCCTGTGTTTTGAACTTCTATTATGGCATAAAACTAGATTGGTATTGATTCTTTGCAGTGTTTCTTTATAATGGCAGATAACATTCCAGAAAATTGTGTGCTGTCATTCATTCAATCATCTCCAGAGGTGTGCTGGGAGGAGAAAGGGCTGTGTCTGGTTTTGCTCACATCTGCATTCCTAGCACCTGATACCAGGCCTGGACCATTGTAGGTACTCAATAATATTTTCTGAAGGAATTATTAGTCAATTAGGGTATTGTTCACTTTTtgctatattattttttaacttttaattgacaatatttgtatgtatttatggggtATAGTAGGATAATTCAATTCACATAGATAATGAGTAATAATCAAATCAGGGCAactagcatttccatctcctcagACATTTACATTCCTGTGTGTTGGGaaccttatttaaatattttcattaaaactgTTTGCTCACAAATTGTTTTCTACTCTCTGCTTTCCCCTTACTCCGTGTTAATTTCTTGCCAATAAATAGCATCAAATCATAAGGACAAGTCTGCCAGCTGTTTGGGCTACAGGCTAAATAAATCAAGACCCTGACTGAAAGGTGAAGCTCCAACAAACATTCTGGCACTTACCATAGCTTCTCAATTTCTTCTTGCTTCTTAACTCTAGGGGAAAATATGAAGATATGAATATTAATGAttagtaagaaaaatattatggTTATTTATATTAACAGGAGCCAAAGACACTCCACATTctctctcatttaattcttctcaCCATCCTGGAAGTGGTGCTTCCATTTTATGGTCAAGGAAATGGAAGGTgaaagaagttaagtaacttagCCAGGTCACACACTGGTAAGTGATGGAGTCAGGTTTCCAACCCAGGTCATGCTAGCCTGTGCTCGTGCACTGACCCCAGTGCCCTCTGATGCAGCACATTACCTACACCAATGGGAGACGCAACTTCTGTTTTCTTGCAATTTTTTCCATTGTCTATTGACAGTTATTCTAGGGCTCCTACTTCTCTGTCCTATACTTTCCCAATCTGTCCAAGTTGCCCCCTCACTTTGTCTCTCACTGGACCTTCATGACTAATGAGAGGTCAGCCAGATAGCCAAGTTGGTCTGGGCAATGTCGAAGTACCTGTGACATATCTGTCATGTGCCACCACCTTGGTGTCTTCCACTGTGTTGTGGTCAGAACAGGGGTCAAAACCCCAAAGGCCTCAGTTGCAGGCTAAATAGGGAATAGATTCTCTGCCTTCAGGGATTCTGGTCAATTAAttggtcttggggctggggatgtggctcaagtagtagcgcgctcccctggcatatgctcagctccacatacaaacaaagatgttgtgtccaccaaatactaaaaaataaatattaaaattctctctctctctccctctttaaaaaaaatatttaaaaaattaattggtcCTATGTGTTGCCAGGTCTTCTGATTTTTCCAGAGAAAGTGGAGTTTTCTGAGTGCACAGTAGGAGGCAGACTACACAAGGCTCAACCCTGGTGCTACAGGTCAGCAGCTATAAGACTTTGAGAAAGTTACTTCCACCTCGTTGTTCATCAGTTTTCCTGTCTGTAAAGGGAGGATGATAATAGTACCTGCCTGTAGCACTGTAGGGAGAAGTTAATGAGTTTTAAATGTATGAAACTCAGAACAGTCCTTATCTTGTCAATTTATTGATGGTGAGTTTTCtcccaatattttttttgaagattttaaaatatatttaaaaagtttaagggacatttaaaaaaaaacacccaaaaacACTCTACCTAGATTCAACAACTATTaacattttaccatttttctctccccttcttctctttctctctctcacaaacATTTTGACTGAAAATAAGATATCATAACATTTCATTCCTGAGTACATCAGCATGCATTTCAAAGAATGAAGACATTTTCTTTggtaatttttacattattttgtttaagaaaaccaaaatttatttattaatgtcatGCCACAGATTGTTTATATTACTAATTCCCTAGTAGttccaaaaaaatgttttccataatttttaatttttttaaagagagagagagaatatttttaatatttattttttagtttttggtggacacaacatctttatttttatgtggtgctgaggatggaacccagcgccccacgcatgccaggcgagcatgctaccacttgagccacatccccagcccgatttttaatttttttaatgtttaattttgaacAAGGATCCTTTCAAGTCCCATTTATTGCATATGGTTAAGTCTTTTTAGCCTCTTTTGTCTGAAACTGTCCCTTCAGGTTTTCCTTTTAAGGAGTGACAGTCTTAAATCTCAAGAAAACTATAGTCTGGTTCATTGTTTATTCACTTGTTCATCCatgcattcaataaacatttgatgATTACCTGCCATGTGTCGGTAAGGAGTATGAGTTACCTGGACTGCTTGTCAAAGTGACTTAGAAACTGTTTTCGTTAGAATCAGTTGTGATGTGTATAGATCTGACTCGAATAGATCTGCAATGTTCAAAACTGTCAACCagatgtggc
This window of the Ictidomys tridecemlineatus isolate mIctTri1 chromosome 3, mIctTri1.hap1, whole genome shotgun sequence genome carries:
- the Fbxo40 gene encoding F-box only protein 40, which translates into the protein MVRYPALPSTAWINIFHLRGSSYKDRVALSGHLLAQLLFYLPGKPGRVGQAKSSQPAVYETAQELCPLLLRIHPGTSRRSACSPLRHTGAVDADSACTVKTGKKQHCLRHALSFSYRIHFFFPLFPCSWRVQGRVHRPPPGPHRHCEGCINRHCHVPVEPNVSCLVISCHLLCGATFHMCKEAEHKLLCPLEQVPCLNSEYGCPLLMSRHKLAKHLQMCPASVVCCSMEWNRWPNVDSETILHENIMKETPNEECLDTALALQDQKILFGSLNMVELFPETRDAMEEEPTRNGDANWEEMEGAVGGPDASLVPHNGLSAPNGEMNELSQEEREALAKTKEGMDLAKFNKWENMFSKEHAASALTSSSANCESKSRDGAGTEQISDGNNVVEGEAAANGEEPQQDQKQRDFSAEMEKTGLAPWQDGVLERLKTAVDAKDYNMYLVHNGRMLIHFGQMPACTPRERDFVYGNLEAQEVKTVYTFKVPVSYCGKRARIGDAMLSCRPSEHKAVDTSDLGITVEDLPKSDLIKTTLQCALERELKGHVISESRSIDGLFMDFATQTYNFEPGPFSSGTVLADLLTAANPGGLHVELHSECVTRRHNKSSSAFTFTCNKFFRRDEFPLHFKNVHTDIQSCLNGWFQHRCPLSYLGCTFVQNYFRPPGQKAKVIYSQKLKTFAIKPEVAPELNESRKSNHLIDQGGKSQNSLTSLPLEVLQYIAGFLDSISLSQLSQVSVLMRNICATLLQERGMVLLQWKKKKYSHGGTSWKVHREIWQFSSLFSQIKSWEFNEVTSMSEHLKACPFNIIEHKTDPIRLTSMCQPREQAQESLVSTFRTRPRGRHI